A single window of Aspergillus flavus chromosome 4, complete sequence DNA harbors:
- a CDS encoding putative epoxide hydrolase, giving the protein MTETTRPIGLLFDIGGVCVRKPTTNQKNQVLSPFQAILDYEIANKIPPGWVNFSISRSAPSGSWHRLERGEIKLDADFFKAFNKDLSNPELWKKFHETLQKKQSATGTPSSSSSPLPPLPQLDAEFLFWEMMRISRTPDPYMAPALKKLKASGKFILGALSNTVVFPDGHAYNTDESGVKGQFDFFISSAHTGLRKPDPKIYEFAIREMNRLAREKGFREVGASDIVFFDDIGENLKGAKKAGMRTVKVNLGRTQDAVKELEKITGLSLLEGSDRARL; this is encoded by the exons ATGACAGAAACCACACGGCCCATCGGCCTACTATTCGACATCGGCGGAGTCTGCGTACGC AAGCCCACCACTAACCAAAAAAACCAGGTCCTCTCCCCATTCCAAGCCATCCTCGACTACGAAATCGCCAACAAAATCCCCCCAGGATGGGTAAACTTCAGTATCTCCCGATCCGCCCCTAGCGGCAGCTGGCACCGCCTCGAACGCGGCGAAATCAAACTAGACGCCGACTTCTTCAAAGCATTCAATAAAGACCTCAGCAACCCAGAACTATGGAAGAAATTCCACGAAACACTTCAGAAAAAGCAGTCTGCTACCGGCAccccatcatcgtcatcatcgccacTACCGCCACTACCCCAGCTAGACGCAGAGTTCCTTTTCTGGGAAATGATGCGCATATCCCGGACACCGGACCCTTACATGGCGCCTGCGTTGAAGAAATTAAAGGCCTCGGGGAAGTTTATTCTGGGCGCGCTGTCGAATACGGTTGTTTTTCCTGACGGGCATGCCTACAATACCGATGAGAGTGGGGTGAAGGGGCAGTttgatttcttcatttcGTCGGCGCATACGGGGCTGAGGAAACCGGATCCGAAGATCTATGAATTCGCGATTCGGGAGATGAATCGGTTGGCAAGGGAGAAGGGGTTCAGGGAGGTTGGGGCGTCGGATATTGTTTTCTTCGATGATATTGGGGAGAATTTGAAGGGCGCGAAGAAGGCGGGGATGAGGACGGTTAAGGTGAATCTGGGACGGACTCAAGATGCTGTTaaggagttggagaagattaCGGGGCTTTCATTGTTGGAGGGATCCGATCGGGCGAGGTTGTAG
- a CDS encoding 60S ribosomal protein uL18 (60S ribosomal protein L5): protein MPFHKQVKNSAYYSRYQTKYRRRREGKTDYYARKRLITQAKNKYNAPKYRLVVRFTNRDIITQIVYSEISGDKVFASAYAHELKRYGITNGLTNWAAAYATGLLLARRTLKKLGIDEQFPGVEEADGEYSLTEAVETDDGERRPFKAFLDVGLARTSTGARVFAAMKGASDGGILVPHSENRFPGYDIETEELDAETLRNYIFGGHVAEYMEGLADDDEERYRGQFHKYLENEVEAGDIEDLYTEAHKAIREDPFKKDEDEGSKKTKEEWKAESKKFQKKKLTHAERKARVEQKIRELAA, encoded by the exons ATG CCTTTCCACAAGCAAGTCAAGAACAGCGCTTACTACAG CCGCTACCAGACCAAGTACCGCCGTCGCAGAGAGGGCAAGACTGATTACTATGCCCGTAAGCGCCTGATCACCCAGGCCAAGAACAAGTACAACGCTCCCAAGTACCGCCTCGTTGTCCGCTTCACCAACCGCGACATCATCACCCAGATCGTCTACTCTGAGATCTCCGGTGACAAGGTTTTCGCCAGCGCCTACGCCCACGAGCTCAAGCGCTATGGCATCACCAACGGTCTGACCAACTGGGCTGCCGCTTACGCCACCGGTCTCCTCCTTGCCCGCCGTACCCTCAAGAAGCTGGGCATTGACGAGCAGTTCCCCGGTGTTGAGGAGGCTGATGGTGAGTACTCTCTCACCGAGGCCGTTGAGACCGATGACGGTGAGCGCCGTCCCTTCAAGGCCTTCCTTGATGTCGGTCTTGCCCGTACCTCCACCGGTGCCCGTGTCTTCGCTGCCATGAAGGGTGCCTCCGACGGTGGTATCCTCGTCCCCCACTCCGAGAACCGCTTCCCCGGTTACGACATTGAGACCGAGGAGCTCGATGCTGAGACTCTCCGCAACTACATCTTCGGTGGCCACGTCGCCGAGTACATGGAGGGTCTTGccgacgacgatgaggagCGTTACCGCGGCCAGTTCCACAAGTACCTTGAGAACGAGGTTGAGGCCGGTGACATTGAGGACCTCTACACTGAGGCCCACAAGGCCATCCGTGAGGACCCCTTCaagaaggacgaggatgagggctccaagaagaccaaggaggaGTGGAAGGCCGAGAGCAAGAagttccagaagaagaagctgaccCACGCTGAGCGCAAGGCTCGCGTTGAGCAGAAGATCCGTGAGCTTGCTGCTTAA
- a CDS encoding kinetochore protein fta4, with the protein MDSTRTISELKSSFIRAQVRILSESLEAPEDWRSYAAASEEDDLSDKVVGDVLQKLNSALKQHNRIVYSSQAIQHVAQQIASLYWTSVNDAIRDQNSFERGIEKTVDLSNHLNLTQLPVELEDQSASEEERLRYQKLRERLVTLDNQRQQQRRRLEQLRRLQRLLEPFQEPQQNIQPNLITRDGELVQELEKMRMLVARVGGRIQHSKKRFDSQEDPASYQLDSDRKLEALLDMTG; encoded by the exons ATGGACTCAACGCGTACCATTTCCGAACTGAAATCCTCCTTCATCCGGGCGCAGGTGCGCATCCTATCCGAAAGCCTCGAGGCGCCCGAGGATTGGAGAAGCTATGCCGCTGCCTCGGAGGAGGATGACCTGAGCGATAAGGTGGTCGGGGATGTCCTACAAAAAT TAAATAGCGCATTGAAGCAGCATAATCGCATCGTGTACTCCTCCCAGGCGATCCAACATGTCGCACAGCAAATCGCAAGCCTCTACTGGACGTCCGTGAATGACGCGATACGTGATCAGAACTCATTTGAGAGAGGCATTGAGAAGACGGTCGATTTGTCCAACCATTT GAATCTTACACAGCTCCCCGTGGAACTCGAGGACCAGTCCGCAAGCGAGGAAGAACGTCTCAG GTATCAGAAGTTACGGGAACGCCTGGTCACTCTCGACAACCAGCGACAGCAGCAACGACGGCGTCTGGAACAGTTACGCCGGTTACAACGCCTCTTGGAACCGTTTCAGGAACCACAGCAGAATATTCAGCCGAACCTAATTACTCGGGATGGCGAACTGGTGCAGGAattggagaagatgaggatgctCGTTGCGCGGGTGGGAGGTCGCATCCAGCATAGCAAGAAGCGTTTTGATAGTCAGGAGGATCCGGCTTCATATCAGTTGGACTCGGACCGAAAGCTGGAAGCTCTCCTTGACATGACGGGGTGA
- a CDS encoding putative magnesium and cobalt transport protein and translocase of inner mitochondrial membrane, with protein MHSDEAPRFSYFSSQTQQVVSSSNWEEIFSDQFITHLQESERTEGNVWWLDICDATEQDVDIVSQALSIHPLTAEDITMREPREKVEVFRNYYLISFQTLVTFADESEEKGRARSPASIFWSTPSSAGCYILVFKNGAVTFSPSGNGHIRRVRDRIRRLPDPSILSGDWVCYALIDDIIDSFEPYMQAVERESESIEDQVFIARVDDVKSLIPRAENLRKKITYLIRALSGKVDVLNGFVKRCQAKDKQPVFPDGDLIMYLGDVQDHLVTTMSSLAHFDEIVGRSQSNCLAQISANNLRLSLNINEVLSKVTVLATIFVPLHMVTGLFGMNVTVPGQDVPGLTWFFGIVGCFIAFIVVCCTIAARFKLL; from the exons ATGCATTCCGACGAGGCTCCACGGTTCAGCTATTTCTCTTCGCAGACTCAACAGGTCGTTTCCTCTTCCAACTGGGAGGAGATCTTCTCCGACCAGTTTATCACGCACTTGCAGGAGAGCGAGAGGACTGAAGGGAATGTTTGGTGGCTGGACATTTGCGATGCCACCGAGCAGGATGTCGACATTGTATCTCAGGCACTGTCTATCCACCCTCTGACGGCGGAAGATATCACCATGCGTGAGCCAAGAGAGAAGGTCGAGGTCTTTCGAAACTACTATCTAATCTCGTTTCAGACTTTGGTGACCTTTGCAGAtgaaagtgaagagaagggaagagcTAGGTCTCCGGCAAGCATTTTCTGGTCCACCCCTTCCTCTGCCGGGTGTTacatcctcgtcttcaaGAATGGGGCAGTGACCTTCTCTCCTAGTGGAAATGGACACATACGTCGAGTCAGAGATCGAATCCGCCGTCTCCCTGATCCATCCATCTTGTCAGGTGATTGGGTCTGTTATGCCCTGAT AGACGATATCATCGACAGCTTTGAACCGTACATGCAAGCCGTGGAACGTGAGTCTGAATCCATCGAGGATCAAGTCTTCATCGCTCGTGTAGACGACGTCAAATCCCTCATCCCTCGTGCCGAAAATCTCCGCAAAAAGATCACCTATCTTATCCGCGCTCTGAGCGGGAAGGTGGACGTCCTGAATGGCTTCGTCAAGCGGTGTCAGGCCAAAGACAAACAGCCCGTCTTTCCCGATGGTGATCTCATCATGTATCTGGGCGATGTGCAGGACCATCTGGTAACCACCATGTCGAGTCTGGCGCACTTTGATGAGATCGTCGGTCGCTCGCAGTCAAACTGCCTCGCGCAGATCAGTGCCAATAACCTACGCTTGAGTCTGAACATCAACGAAGTCCTCAGCAAGGTGACCGTCTTGGCCACAATCTTCGTTCCGTTGCATATGGTGACTGGACTTTTTGGAATGAACGTTACAGTTCCTGGTCAGGATGTGCCTGGACTGACCTGGTTCTTTGGGATTGTGGGTTGCTTCATCGCGTTCATAGTCGTGTGTTGCACTATTGCTGCTAGATTCAAGCTGTTGTGA
- a CDS encoding alkaline-phosphatase-like protein — MWVPMKDPSIKIFNTAKRSDIREDSVSNRTPSHIKPGKVAAPYKVFMPEKLLDPHRLFGGSYGLCSYRLYSFQATKIFMIDVLVHTGFLLSRRVLEKSSACSRPLLPGFPRYESPHLQSTQSGCWMPRSFDKAVILVIDALRYDFAVPPAPQSSGKDAYQPFHNALTILHEKATQEPQNAVLFPFIADPPTTTLQRLKGLTTGTLPTFIEAGANFAGSALLEDNLVTQLQNAGKRLVHLGDDTWTKLFPSQFLPNLSRAYDSFLVADLHTVDQGVEEHLIPLINHHQDEWDVIFGHFLGVDHVGHRFGPAHPEMSKKLKDMDRVITDVVNSIDENTLLVVLGDHGMDKHGNHGGETENEVQATLWMYTQRRYFGHLLVHPQELASYLNKSAVYQIDIVPTLSLLLGIPIPFNSLGSPIKEAFLGAAGDNWGQLVRAYMLSFAQIERFHQEYSIAEENARHAEEHNHTNFLRYIPGEELDFQDQEILKTLYHELWDYQGKILQRYKSIWVQFNMAHIIEGLVILLSGAVALLLRVCAWDQCNLIPSASSRTIKMGTAAFIAIYLIHIAIVKPEKSRMSDGVIVGATMSSITLFICQFHLFGMIRVSTKSQMPTFWDIMAIALTILLSIGFASNSYTVWENQTVLTFLATFGICTILIRKNMLGALLSISFMVLVRMVSLSRYCREEQLPSCVTTYHRLGNTMGWRLLIPYLIAILIPMATRIAFDLGVWAWCHIGMPMALCFNAVYWIGWLEGRHSNMLSKGLHIFFSHGMALTSKWTTIMTPVRYNMIITTFILVISILVSGPMAGGLRKLLNHSRNYTIGPTIPALLGTLHFFGTGHNATLSSIQWKAAYILSQDLSYPWSPLLVTLNTFAGPIVAAFSIPLTITRDGHSRGMHPVAKSYAIHVLVYSVWAFVLRRHLMLYAIFCPRFLMAGALLLIIDVIAIIISLITAVDTK, encoded by the exons ATGTGGGTGCCTATGAAGGATCCCAGcataaaaatttttaatacAGCAAAGCGGAGTGACATTCGGGAAGACTCCGTCTCC AACCGCACTCCGAGTCATATCAAGCCGGGAAAGGTCGCGGCCCCTTATAAGGTCTTCATGCCAGAGAAGTTGCTGGATCCACATCGTCTTTTCGGCGGGAGCTATGGGCTTTGTTCTTACCGACTATATAGTTTCCAGGCTACCAAGATATTCATGATCGACGT ACTCGTTCATACA GGCTTCCTGTTGTCACGAAGAGTGCTGGAAAAGTCCAGCGCCTGTAGCCGTCCTCTACTACCAGGATTCCCAAGATATGAATCCCCCCATCTTCAATCTACTCAGAGTGGATGTTGGATGCCCAGATCCTTCGACAAAGCCGTGATCCTGGTTATCGATGCGCTACGATACGACTTCGCGGTGCCACCTGCACCACAGTCGTCTGGAAAAGACGCTTATCAGCCTTTCCATAATGCTCTTACCATACTACACGAGAAAGCAACGCAAGAGCCCCAAAATGCAgttctcttccccttcatTGCGGATCCTCCTACAACAACCTTGCAGCGGTTGAAAGGACTAACAACAGGAACACTGCCAACATTTATCGAGGCTGGTGCCAATTTTGCCGGTTCCGCGCTTTTAGAGGATAATCTCGTGACGCAACTACAGAATGCAGGAAAAAGGCTGGTGCATCTCGGGGACGATACATGGACAAAGCTGTTTCCGAGTCAGTTCCTACCCAATCTATCTCGAGCGTACGATTCCTTCCTCGTTGCCGACCTCCACACGGTCGACCAGGGCGTGGAGGAACACCTTATACCGCTCATTAACCATCACCAAGATGAATGGGATGTGATTTTTGGCCATTTTTTAGGCGTCGATCACGTTGGTCATCGATTCGGCCCCGCGCATCCTGAAATGtccaagaagctgaaggaCATGGACCGCGTCATAACAGATGTTGTCAACTCTATCGACGAAAACACGCTACTTGTCGTTCTGGGCGATCATGGAATGGATAAACATGGAAACCATGGAGGCGAAACTGAGAATGAGGTACAGGCGACGTTGTGGATGTATACTCAGCGCAGGTATTTTGGTCATTTGCTGGTGCATCCACAAGAGCTGGCCTCGTATCTGAACAAATCAGCCGTCTACCAAATAGATATTGTCCCGACCTTGTCGCTTCTTCTGGGAATCCCCATTCCCTTCAATAGCCTAGGGAGTCCTATCAAAGAGGCTTTCCTTGGAGCAGCCGGAGATAACTGGGGGCAACTGGTGCGCGCATATATGCTATCATTTGCGCAAATTGAACGATTCCACCAAGAATATTCAATAGCAGAGGAGAATGCACGGCATGCCGAAGAGCACAACCATACGAATTTTCTCCGATATATCCCTGGGGAAGAACTTGATTTTCAGGACCAAGAGATTCTGAAGACATTATACCACGAATTATGGGATTACCAAGGAAAGATCTTGCAACGTTACAAAAGCATATGGGTACAGTTCAATATGGCTCACATTATAGAGGGGTTGGTAATTTTGTTATCTGGAGCCGTCGCACTGTTACTTCGTGTTTGCGCGTGGGACCAATGCAATCTCATCCCCAGTGCTTCTTCCAGGACAATTAAAATGGGCACTGCAGCATTCATAGCCATTTATTTGATCCATATTGCCATAGTAAAGCCAGAGAAATCTCGCATGTCGGATGGAGTGATCGTGGGGGCTACGATGAGTAGTATTACGTTATTCATCTGTCAATTTCATCTGTTTGGGATGATCCGGGTATCCACAAAATCTCAAATGCCGACCTTCTGGGACATAATGGCGATTGCGCTTACTATTCTGCTCTCTATCGGGTTTGCGTCCAATTCATACACTGTATGGGAAAACCAGACAGTACTCACATTCCTCGCAACATTTGGTATATGTACCATTTTAAT aaggaagaatatgcTAGGGGCTCTACTCTCTATATCATTCATGGTACTGGTCAGGATGGTGTCACTAAGTCGTTATTGTCGGGAAGAGCAACTTCCATCTTGCGTAACGACTTACCATCGCCTGGGTAACACCATGGGCTGGAGACTGCTCATCCCATATCTGATAGCCATACTCATTCCAATGGCCACTCGAATAGCCTTCG ACCTAGGGGTTTGGGCATGGTGTCACATTGGTATGCCCATGGCACTTTGCTTCAATGCTGTCTATTG GATTGGTTGGCTTGAAGGTAGACATTCCAATATGCTATCTAAGGGGCTtcacattttcttttctca TGGAATGGCTCTCACCTCAAAATGGACCACGATCATGACTCCTGTTCGATATAATATGATCATCACTACATTTATATTGGTTATCAGCATTTTGGTGAGTGGCCCAATGGCAGGTG GCCTACGCAAACTGCTCAATCACTCTCGCAACTATACTATCGGACCTACAATTCCTGCACTTTTAGGAACTCTCCACTTCTTTGGCACCGGACATAATGCAACCCTCTCCAGCATCCAATGGAAAGCTGCTTATATCCTATCACAGGATCTTTCCTACCCATGGTCCCCGTTGCTTGTGACCCTTAACACTTTTGCTGGCCCAATTGTCGCTGCATTTTCGATCCCTCTAACCATAACACGAGATGGACACTCACGGGGAATGCATCCTGTAGCCAAATCATACGCAATTCATGTTTTGGTTTACTCGGTATGGGCGTT TGTCCTACGACGCCACCTTATGCTATATGCTATATTCTGCCCTCGATTCTTGATGGCCGGGGCCTTACTGCTGATAATCGATGTTATTGCGATAATAATTTCATTGATCACTGCAGTGGATACTAAATGA
- a CDS encoding pleiotropic drug resistance proteins, ABC superfamily yields the protein MVLAMDGGTSSGTQTYANSERSDLEQKDKLAENRAEIDEQLTNLARKLTTKSEQLHHRSPFEAPEGGCLDPNSPNFRARDWAKAFYNARYNADENCPPRVAGVAFKNLNVSGYGSPVDYQMSVGNALLKLPTQVYQFLGGKKRKINILQGLDGLVLPGEQLCVLGPPGSGCSTFLKTIAGETHGFQVDPAAYINYHGITPKQMSTDFRGEAIYTAEVDAHYPQLSVGDTLYFASLARAPRHLPGGISSQEYATHLRDVIMAMFGISHTINTRVGNDFVRGVSGGERKRVTIAEAALSYAPLQCWDNSTRGLDSANAVEFCRTLRTQSDVFGMTSCVAIYQAPQAAYNLFDKVIVLYEGHQIYFGTAHDAKSYFERLGFLCPESQTTADFLTSMSSPTERIVRPGFESLAPRTPEEFAKLWKASPERQSLLRQIDQYATEHPFDGADLDRFSQSRKTEKSKNQRQKSPYTLSYWGQIRLCMWRELQRLKNDPSVTIVMLINNFFEALIISSIFYNLSGNTSSFFSRGAILFMMVLLNAFSSMLEILSLYAKRTIVEKHNRYALYHPSAEAISSMIMDMPYKIVNSILMNITLYFMANLRREPGPFFFNYLISFMMVMSMSMFFRLFASLTKTIQQALAPSSIILMALVLYTGFAIPVSYMRGWASWIRHLNPVAYGFEAIMVNEFHGRTFPCASFVPSGVGYENISKDERVCSVVGSVPGSDLVDGTTFVKSTYGYENSHRWRNFGIILALTIFLALCQIIATELVASERSKGEVLVFRRGSSQKARAKQHQHDEERTQAPVIQNEKHSEGPDSTIGVEKQTSIFHWENVCYDVKIKSETRRILDHVDGWIKPGTLTALMGSSGAGKTTLLDVLANRTTVGVVGGDMLVDGRPRDSSFQRKTGYVQQQDLHLHTSTVREALEFSALLRQPPQYTREEKLDYVEKVLDLLNMRDYADAIVGIPGEGLNVEQRKRLTIGVELAARPKLLLFLDEPTSGLDSQTSWSICNLMETLTKNGQAILCTIHQPSAMLFQRFDRLLLLAKGGKTVYFGDIGRESRILMDYFTRNGGPALPPGSNPAEHMLEVIGAAPGAKSEIDWPAVWRNSPEYQNVRHELSNLRALANQPSPVSDTNDKSSYAEFAAPFATQFVQVGLRVFQQYWRTPAYIYSKVLLTIGCSLFIGFSFFRADNTAQGLQNQMFGVFVFLFVVIQLIIQIIPSFVTQRTLYEARERQSKTYSWQAFVVTNILVELAWNSIMAIFCFLVWFYPVGLFHNAEYTDTLHYRSTLTFLFIWVTFLFASSLAHMLIAGIESEEIASSLSNILAIMMYAFCGILAGPDALPGFWIFMYRVNPFTYLVSGLLSTSLGEAPMHCAEKEFLSFSTPANLTCGEYMQDYISTNGGYLLNSKAQGGEDCHFCATGNTTQFLQHVNIDFSTRWRDFGLMWVYVVFNIFAAISLYWLCRVPKGKKNK from the exons ATGGTCCTCGCTATGGACGGAGGCACTAGCTCGGGGACTCAAACCTACGCAAACAGTGAAAGGTCGGATCTTGAACAGAAAGACAAACTTGCGGAGAATCGAGCGGAAATCGACGAGCAACTGACGAACCTAGCGCGCAAACTGACCACGAAATCTGAacaacttcatcatcgttCCCCGTTTGAAGCGCCAGAGGGTGGATGTCTGGACCCTAACAGTCCTAACTTTCGTGCCAGAGATTGGGCAAAAGCTTTCTACAATGCCAGGTATAACGCCGATGAAAACTGCCCACCACGAGTTGCCGGAGTTGCGTTCAAGAATCTGAACGTTTCCGGTTACGGTAGTCCTGTGGACTACCAAATGAGCGTTGGAAACGCCCTGCTGAAGTTGCCAACACAGGTATATCAGTTTCTTGGCGGCAAAAAACGGAAGATCAATATTCTCCAAGGCCTTGATGGACTAGTTCTTCCTGGCGAACAGCTATGTGTCTTGGGCCCTCCAGGATCCGGCTGTTCCACGTTTCTCAAAACTATTGCTGGTGAAACACATGGCTTTCAGGTAGATCCGGCAGCCTATATCAACTACCATGGCATAACTCCCAAGCAAATGTCAACTGATTTCCGGGGCGAAGCTATCTACACCGCTGAAGTTGATGCACACTACCCACAACTCTCAGTCGGCGATACGCTGTACTTTGCATCCCTTGCTCGTGCACCTCGTCACCTTCCGGGTGGCATCAGTTCCCAGGAATACGCTACTCATCTCCGCGATGTGATTATGGCCATGTTTGGGATCAGTCATACTATCAATACCCGAGTCGGTAATGACTTCGTTCGTGGTGTCAGCGGGGGTGAGAGAAAGCGGGTTACGATCGCAGAGGCCGCATTAAGCTATGCCCCATTACAGTGCTGGGATAACAGCACCAGAGGATTAGACAGTGCAAACGCAGTGGAGTTTTGCAGGACCTTACGGACGCAAAGCGATGTTTTTGGAATGACCTCGTGTGTCGCAATTTACCAGGCTCCTCAAGCTGCGTACAAT CTTTTCGATAAGGTTATTGTTTTGTATGAAGGACATCAAATATATTTTGGCACTGCTCATGATGCTAAAAGCTATTTTGAACGACTCGGCTTTCTATGTCCTGAGTCTCAGACCACTGCTGACTTTCTCACGTCAATGTCCAGTCCAACCGAACGCATCGTTAGACCAGGTTTTGAGAGTCTAGCACCTAGAACACCAGAGGAGTTTGCCAAGCTCTGGAAAGCGAGTCCTGAACGCCAATCCTTGTTGCGCCAAATCGATCAGTACGCTACTGAACATCCTTTTGATGGGGCCGATCTTGACCGATTTTCCCAATCCCGGAAGACAGAAAAGTCAAAGAACCAACGACAGAAATCACCCTATACTCTGTCATACTGGGGCCAGATTCGGCTTTGTATGTGGAGGGAATTGCAGCGCCTCAAGAATGATCCAAGTGTTACCATCGTCATGCTTATTAACAACTTCTTTGAGGCGCTGATAATTTCGAGCATATTCTACAATCTCTCGGGGAACACTTCATCGTTCTTCTCCCGCGGCGCTATTCTATTCATGATGGTTCTCTTGAATGCCTTTTCAAGCATGCTCGAAATTCTGAGCTTGTATGCGAAACGAACAATCGTGGAAAAGCACAACCGATATGCCCTCTACCACCCTAGTGCGGAGGCCATATCGTCAATGATTATGGATATGCCATACAAAATTGTGAACTCGATATTGATGAACATAACATTATATTTCATGGCAAATCTCCGTCGTGAACCCGGGCCGTTTTTCTTCAACTATCTGATCTCTTTCatgatggtgatgagcaTGTCGATGTTTTTCCGCCTCTTTGCATCACTTACCAAAACAATCCAGCAGGCATTAGCTCCGTCATCAATCATCCTTATGGCTCTGGTTCTATATACTGGGTTTGCCATTCCAGTTAGCTATATGCGTGGGTGGGCTTCGTGGATTCGGCACTTGAATCCTGTCGCATATGGTTTCGAGGCTATAATGGTCAATGAATTTCACGGGAGGACTTTTCCTTGTGCGTCTTTCGTCCCTTCTGGGGTAGGGTACGAGAATATCTCCAAGGATGAGCGCGTCTGCTCGGTCGTAGGATCTGTCCCAGGCTCAGATCTCGTTGACGGCACGACTTTTGTTAAATCCACATACGGGTATGAAAACAGTCATCGCTGGAGAAATTTTGGTATTATCCTCGCACTCACTATCTTTCTCGCACTGTGCCAAATTATTGCAACAGAGCTAGTTGCCTCTGAGCGGTCAAAGGGAGAGGTTCTTGTGTTTCGCCGCGGCAGCTCACAGAAAGCCAGGGCAAAACAGCACCAGCACGATGAAGAGCGGACACAAGCCCCTGTCATCCAAAACGAGAAGCATAGCGAGGGACCTGACTCGACTATAGGTGTAGAGAAACAAACGTCTATCTTTCACTGGGAAAATGTATGCTATGATGTTAAGATCAAGAGTGAAACTCGGCGGATTCTAGATCATGTTGATGGTTGGATCAAGCCTGGCACTTTGACTGCCTTGATG GGCAGTTCCGGTGCTGGAAAGACTACTTTACTCGACGTGCTGGCTAACCGCACCACagttggggttgttggtggtgataTGCTCGTCGATGGCCGACCAAGGGACAGCTCATTTCAACGCAAAACAGGTTATGTACAGCAACAAgaccttcatcttcataCCTCCACTGTGCGTGAGGCTCTAGAGTTTAGTGCCTTGCTTAGACAACCGCCTCAATATACCCGGGAAGAAAAACTGGACTATGTTGAGAaagttcttgatcttctcaataTGAGGGACTATGCTGACGCTATAGTTGGGATACCTGGAGAGGGCCTTAACGTGGAGCAGAGAAAACGCCTTACAATTGGTGTCGAGCTGGCTGCACGTCCGAAActgcttcttttcctagATGAACCTACCTCTGGTCTGGATAGTCAGACATCATGGTCAATTTGCAATTTGATGGAGACTCTGACCAAGAACGGACAAGCTATTCTATGTACCATTCACCAGCCGTCTGCCATGTTGTTCCAACGCTTTGATAGACTGCTTCTTCTAGCAAAAGGGGGCAAGACTGTCTATTTTGGTGACATTGGACGAGAATCTAGGATATTGATGGACTATTTCACTCGTAATGGTGGCCCTGCTTTGCCACCTGGCAGCAACCCAGCGGAGCACATGCTTGAGGTGATTGGCGCCGCACCTGGGGCTAAAAGCGAGATTGACTGGCCTGCGGTTTGGCGAAACAGCCCTGAATATCAGAATGTGCGCCATGAGCTCTCAAATCTGAGAGCTTTGGCCAATCAACCATCGCCCGTTTCAGATACCAACGACAAATCCAGCTATGCGGAATTCGCAGCTCCGTTCGCGACACAGTTCGTTCAAGTTGGGCTAAGAGTGTTCCAGCAGTACTGGCGTACACCAGCGTATATCTATTCTAAAGTTTTGCTTACGATCGGTTGT TCACTCTTCATAGggttctctttcttcagaGCCGACAATACAGCTCAGGGTCTACAAAATCAAATGTTTGGTGttttcgtcttcctcttcgtcgttATTCAATTGATTATCCAGATCATCCCGTCGTTCGTAACGCAACGGACCCTTTACGAAGCTCGGGAGAGACAATCCAAGACATATTCGTGGCAAGCATTCGTTGTCACCAACATACTCGTCGAGCTTGCATGGAACTCG ATCATGGCaatcttctgtttccttgTGTGGTTTTACCCCGTGGGCCTTTTCCATAACGCTGAATACACCGACACGCTGCACTATCGGAGTACCCTCACCTTTCTATTCATCTGGGTGACCTTTCTCTTCGCCAGCTCGTTGGCGCACATGTTAATCGCAGGCATCGAGAGTGAGGAGATCGCCTCAAGTCTCTCCAACATATTAGCTATCATGATGTACGCGTTTTGCGGAATTCTTGCCGGCCCGGACGCTCTTCCTggtttctggatcttcatgtACAGGGTCAACCCGTTCACATACTTAGTATCGGGCTTGCTATCGACCAGTCTCGGTGAAGCGCCAATGCACTGCGCCGAAAAGGAgttcttgtccttttctACTCCCGCAAACTTAACCTGCGGTGAGTATATGCAGGACTATATTTCGACGAATGGGGGCTACTTGCTCAATTCAAAAGCCCAAGGGGGCGAAGATTGCCACTTCTGCGCGACAGGAAACACCACCCAGTTTCTGCAACATGTCAATATCGACTTCTCAACACGGTGGAGGGATTTCGGGCTGATGTGGGTGTACGTGGTGTTTAATATATTCGCAGCCATATCTCTGTACTGGCTCTGTCGAGTAcccaagggcaagaagaacaaatgA